In Halichondria panicea chromosome 5, odHalPani1.1, whole genome shotgun sequence, the genomic stretch TTTACACATTTTGCATGTTTGTATTCTCATCATGTCAGTATGTTTAGTTGTACATTCACAGAAATCACTTCATCAATCATTTCAAAACatgttattttataattagcTTGAGTGAGAATAACTATTCTCTAGATAAAATAATTAAGTCtgcaatacatgcatgtgttcatgATGAACTTTGTCGGGAAAAAAACaaatatgtataattatatagtttcgTCAGTTGCttgcttgtgtatataatCAGTTCATGAGTCCGAGccagtgaccacacccctcacacctccTGTACAATATGGAGACAATCAGTATACCAGGTTCTCATACCTAGTTATGCAGTCTACAGAAGGGAAGTGAATGTACACGCATCTATTATACTAttacatctataattattaataaaacAGGGCCGTTATAGTTATGTTCTTTGAGATCAAAGTTGtaccttattataattataaacaagaGAAAGATAGCGGTTACATAATTGAAGTTCTATATCATGGAAACCATGGGCCCCTCCCCCCGGCACACCTGGTCATTACGGCCCTGCACAGTGTGGTACATTTCTTCTATGGCGTGATTTATGCATGATTCAAATTTTAAATAGCTACTCAGCAGAGGGCTCAGGGGAGGCCGGGGGATTGTCACATGACACgtatgtcatgtacatgtacttacgtgGGGTCAATTGCTGACAGATTTGATGAGCTGTGTCTCTTTTCCCCAATCCCAGTACGATATCCagtagagctctgtaagttgtTTGATAAGGATTATGTTGTTTCCAGATTTTCAAACACTTCATCATGGCTGTTTGAGTTCCTTCTCTGTGGTATAACATATTCACATCGGCTTTTTCTGCAGGAGGTAGCCTCATTGAACTTGAATAAAGTTCCACATTATCGAAATATAAGGCCAGTTTGGGAGTATCAGAGTACTCTATTTTACTATTGAGTTGCTCGTCAGTCAGACTGTATTGCTTTATTAGTTCTTGGAGCGTGACTTGAATAGCGGGTAGTCCTATGGAGAAAGCAAACATTGATATTATAGAGACATGAATATTTTACACAGCATCAATGTAAGTAGCCAGACACACACGCTATGAGTTCTGCATGCTTCAGTTGTATGCGTGATtgtccaataattatgatgagggGGTAATGCTGACAATGATGCTGACAATAAATATTAAAGGAGTTCTGAAGTCATACCTGAGGTAGAGGTAGAAGGTATCTGGTGCTCTTCTCTCAATGTATCATGATCCTGTGAAGagtagtacatgcagtaattatTGTTTCATGCACACTTCTGTGATTACTGCATAGAaaattcagtataattatgtacacactgGCTCGCATGCTTTTCTTTCACTCAAAGCATTCATCATTTCAGACTATTAGTTTACATTTCAATAGGTGGTTCTTAGCCTATATAGTTGAAGAGACAGATTGTCTCCCGCAACGTATAACGTATACAACTACTCACCATTTGCTCATCTCCACGGATACTAAACACAGAGGGATCAATATCATCATGAGCCACACCAGCTAGGTcctgtatatgcatgattaGCAGTATACTAGTAAAGTTATGAAAGCATTTAAGTAAATTCCACTCACCAGAGGGTTTCTTCCAGTGAAGACACTGTACTTGTTGAGAGTCTCCCTCAGACAGCTGTAGGTTCCCTCAGTCTCCCTCCTCCACGTCTTAAGGGTCTGAACTACCTCCTGTCTTGGACTGACCGACTGAATATTGACAATGGAAGCTCGAGATTGGCTCAGGATTCTTCTGTACATGAGAATACTGTTAGGGTCGTAAATTTGACGAGCAAAATGAGAAATGAAGATATTCGAAATTCTGCCATCTTTCATGACATTCTTGTTACTGTGAATACACTGTAGAGTGTTGAGGTCCAAACCAGCGTACGGCTCAAACTGGAGAAGACGTTTCAGAGAAAGAACTCGATGAACCGATTTCACAGCTTCTTTTTGAGAGATGACAGCTGTAGCAAGATCTCTAACACTAAACAGAGTGAGCTCTGAGGAAGGTTTTAGAGGATGATTGACAACTTCCTGTGGATTGATCAGTGATTCCACAACTACAATATTGGGACAAACATCTTTCACCGTTTCGAGAACTTTACTGACTACCTTGGAGCGATGGGCAAGGCTCTCGGGTGTAAGAACTTCAGATCGTATTTTAATAGTAAAAGATTTATTGTTACAAAGCTCGAGGTGTGCAGTGATCCCATCATCGTTGCACCAGCAGATCCCACTCTTCCACACGGAGCAGAATTTCTGCAAGGAAGGGACATCATGCTGTACTCTCAGGGCAGGGGCAAGGCCAAATGTGAACACTATCCTCAGAATGAGGACTTGAAGGCAGCGAGGATCGTAAAAATGTGTATTCTGAGAGGTTTCGAGTATCCATCCAAAGTGGTAGCTCATGGAAGTGTCTTCCTCCCACACACGCTCGGGAGTTTCTATCCTGATGAGCCCGGGAAAGAAGAGGTAGCGAGTGTCATCTAAGTCTGGCTCCATCTTCTGAATGTACTCCAGAACTTGCTTGTCTCTGATCTCAAAGCACAGCTCTAAATGTGTCATGAAAGCAATCAGCATTTCAGTGTCGTAGTTATTGAAAGCTTCTTCAAACTTGGACAAAGGTACCACTCCAGTGCTTGAGGCGAGTTTGCAGTGCTGGCGAAAATGCTCAGGAGCAAATACTGTCCCAGTGACATCGGAGAGCAATGTTTTAGAGTCACAAATCAGAAAGGAATTTTCATATGAGGAATCATTGTGAAGAAACAGCAGAAGTCCCACCTTGCTTAACTGGGCACAGATATCAACTAGACGGTTGAGGGTAGTTGGAATGAAAGAAAGAATGTCTGTCATTTTCTCTGACTCGTGTGTTTGCTTTAGATCGCTATGTATTCGTTGTTGAACAACTTTCAATGAAACTGCAAGTTCTTCTTTGAAGTTCTCAGCAAGGTAGATGTAAAAGGTGTGAGCATTCAGGCTGATGGTTTCTGGAGAGCGGAGAATAGCGGAGCTTTTCTGAATTTGTTTTCTCACGATATTCATGTTATCTGAATTAGCAAAGCGGCAATCTATTGGAATGAACTCCGTGAACTCAAACTTTGGGAATTGCTTGATAATGGGGGCAAAGATGCTCTCTTTGGCTTGCGGATCTTCTCCCATTTCCTTCACCTGGTCGGCATGGCTACCAACTACTATCACGTGTGCTTTGCCTTTCAGATTGGTGCACTGGTTTTGGACGAGGGTCAACCAACGATACATGGAATCAATAATCGCCTGCTCACTTTGTACAAGCTTAGCACAGAGGATAATGATGGGTGGTGAGGTTTGAACAGCATTCTCCAGAATGGCACAGTGGCTCGTGTAAAACTCTTTCTGGCCAGCAAAATCAAAGTAGATGATTCTCCCAAACTCTTTGGTGTATATTTCGTACGGTATGATCCCCACTGTCCTCGCATCGACACCATCCACAGGTGTTGCCTTTTGGAACCAAGACCAAAACCCTTTTGGGTTCAGAATGGACTTCAACAGAGTGCTCTTCCCCACGCCACCATCACCAATGATGAGCACAGACAGAGGAAGGTGTGGGGGTCGCTCGGAGGAGAGCTTTCCGATGAGCTTGCTGTGTTCCTTGTAGACATTGGCAGCCTTGGCTCCATGTTTCAAGAGGAGCTTTATGATCTCAGGGTCGTTGGACAAATTGAGAGGTGTCTTGCCTTCTTTGTCGGTTACATTCGGATCGCAATGGCTTTCTACCAATAGAACTTCAACTATTGCATTTCGATTTTGCTTTACTGCTAGCAAGAGGACACCTAGAACACAAAAGTTTTGTTAAAATGTCAGTGCATATAAAAGTATACCCATAGCAAACTTGTCAATCCATAATAATAccacatatataattataccacccAACCTTATCCCAACAGACTCTGTATCTAAGGTATTGGTTGCAGCTAACTCAACATGACCTCCATTCATGAATGCAAACTACAAAGAAATGATAAttcctcggtgcgcatgcgcaagtgaggtatacggtagtgtgtttgtgtgtgtttgtgtgtttgtgtgtctgtgtgtctgtactACTGTGTAGCCgtgactgctacagctgctcaaggatcaatgaagtgcaagtaagaatttctataggcttctagtcatgttctcttggattttaattcgtggatttgctaagtaaagcttcgttcttgagttttccctgtgattctggattctgcatgcagcaaatgtTAATCAATGTGAGCTaggttatgtagctttggcacctccaccgaggtatcagcacccgcggtgctttcattttgtAGAATTAAAAATATGGAAAAGGATGCAAACATGATAATCATGTGATGGTGGTGGCACTATATACTTCTCCAAATTATCAAAGCAAATATGAAGTTTTCATCTAAGTAAACTGAAACAAAATACGAGTCAAACGCCTATGCGCATGATAATCGATTGTTATGCATTTGTTGCTGGGAGTCGCTACTTTGTCTGTGAAAACATTCTATGGGTATTGTATGTGTTGTAAGCCTTATAGGTAATGGTCTTCAATGTTACTTATACAGTATTTCGATTATTCATAGTTTAGGAACTACCTCATGGTAAAAAATAATGGGTTGATATCTTATGTAAAAATGGCTGTACAGTAGTAGCTACTTAGCATCCAAGAGAGAAATCACATAAACATTGGTCCTTCGAACCGGATACCCTAGTGAACTAATTTGCAACCTGTTTCTCAACTTGGAGGATTTATCGTTGCCTGTTAGTTCTCTGGAagttgccataattatggtgaagcTATACGTTCGTCAATCATACTTGTATACTCATCGGAATTCCTAAACTATGGCTAATCGAAGCTCACAGGAAGAGAAGAGCTGTAACGCGTGACTCTATAACGAAATTATAGGCTAGATCACTGAAGTGGAGTCTAACGGAGAACATACGTGTGGCACAGACTTTGGCTACCAAACTTAAGGTTCTCGATGCCGAGTTCAAGATTCACATGCTAGCAATCATTGACCTCACTGACGGAGAGAAGCCTTAGCCCTGGAACAAGATGCTTTAGACGATCATGATGACATTATTAGTGAACTAACTATTCGCATTCAACGACTCATCTCAATCTTGATGCCTTCACCAGCTCGTGATTTACAAATAGACGCCTTGCCATGCAAGAGAAGCTAGATGCTGTTGAAGGAACCATATGCCGTATGGATATCGATGATCCCGATGCCAAATGCATACTCGAGCAGCATACTGAACAAATTTTGGATTTGAAGATTGAATTGAAAGGTCTAGTAGACTTGGACACTGGAGATCCTATCCTACGTTCCCAAAATGAAGTTGAACAAACAATTTTCCAATGCTCACTGGCCATTAAGAAACGACGACACTCCATCGCCAACGCTAATGTGGCCAGCATAGAACCCAAAGCACAAAGCACATGGAGCCAAACTCCCAAAATTGGATGTGCCTACTTTTGATGGCAATGTCCTGAATTGAAAGTATTTTTGGGATCAATTCCGTGTGGCCATCCATGACCGAACTGACGTTGCACCTGCAGAAAAGATGGTCTATCTTGAGAATGCCCTCAAAAGGACAATGCTGCTAAGTGAACCATCGATGGACTAACTAAGTCCGGAGAGCACTATGAGGAAGCACAAGCACGCTTTGACAGACCACGCCTAATCCATCAAACTCATGTTTGTCGAATAGTGGATACACTCAACTTGAAGGATGGAAATGGCAAGGGATTACGAAACCCCCACGACACTGTTGTCCAGCTATTTATGCATACTATAAAGCTATTTTCGTCACTTTAAATAAGCACCAGTTTGAAGCTCATGTATTTTTCCGTTCTATTTATTCACCAAGAAAGAATTAAAATTTTTTGCGGCGCCTTTATTGATTAAAGacgaccactaattgcatttgaGCCAACAGTGGCTGATAGGAGCTTACTAGGAACACTCACACATGTATAACATCTCAGAAAATTAGCACTTTGTTTGCTCACAGCTAAACCACTTCTGACCCAGTCCAACCCATCTCTAGAACCCGGATTAGGCCCGTTTACACGAACACGGATAAGTTTAGATTAAACGGCTCGTGTTAATGGGAATAATTAGACCATAATTTCATAACAAGTAAAAATGTGCAAATGACCAAATTTAGTAAACATTTTTTAAAGCTACGTACAACAATTTGTCAATTATTTATACCGCACTTATGTCACCACTAATTAATGGATTTCATTAGTAGAAAAAAAACATTCCATCATGCATAGATTTCAAGATGTTTCATTTGTTCCAAGAAAACAAGCTAACAGAAAGGGAGACGGTatagtaatataattatgtgaaagaGTAGCTCAAGGTGCTACCCTTGTGAATTCTGACCTCATGATGTTGCTAGGGAGAGGTCTTTTCATAGTATTGCGGTCACATGGCATGAGTCACAAATTATGTCACCATTACATAACTCTACTAGTATACATACGTGTCTTGCTTGGCTACAACAAGAGGGGTCCTATAATTAGCACTATACTGGTACACAGGAGGCTATGCAATTGTACAGAACCCATAAAGAGCATCAGTAACATACTAATACAGTACAGAAGACCGATAGGCTAAAACCTGAACACTGAAAACAGATTTACTTTTCGCATCACAGTGATGACTGATGGCGAGATACTTGACAACTTCCCAGTGTCCACCTTggtaggccagagagagtggagtgtcaccagccttgttgactggctctgtggAAGACCACCATCAACAACGTAACAGCACTGATGaacacttactatttggatcaacatgcttgttgatGAGAGCCTTGACTGTATCCAGGTTACCATGGGAACACTCAagggagagaggagtgtctccagcctcATTCACTGCAACTGTGGATACAAGCAAATTGTGGACACTAGAAAGTTAACAGTTTACTTTGCAGCACACGCACATTTTGGGTCACACTGATGTTCTTGAGCAAGATATTTGATAGTCTCTAAGTGTCTGGTTTggtaggccagagagagtggagtgtcaccagccttgttgactggctctgtggaagaccacatgcatgcattattggTTCATTATAGTGCATTTGTATAGTGGCGAGCACTAGGTATGCCCCAACACTCAAGATTGCCACATGTATGCAACAACTACAAATTATATACTTGGTgtagtacacatgcatgtacaatgataacttacttctaggatcacaatgatgctcgttcacaaggtacttgacagtgtccaagtggccattggcacaggccagagagagtggagtgtcaccagccttgttgactgtacctgtacatgcacacatgcattggTTTGTGTTAGCATTAGGTATACCACAACATTCCACATTCATGTATGAAGCTATAGTTGGTGcgatacacatgtacgtacgtacaatgATAACTTACttctaggatcacaatgatgctcgttcacaagatacttgactgtgtccaagtggccattagcacaggccagagagagtggagtgtcaccagccttgttgactgtacctggATCACAACGATGCTCGTTCACAAGATACTTGACagtgtccaagtggccattagcacaggccagatagagtggagtgtcaccagccttgttgactgtacctgcAAACCACAGAATTGTACTTTATGTTGATATACAATGATAATCATAATAGTGTGAGTAACTGCATGACCTTATTACTCAACATTAGTTTGGCCCAGAATATACAAAGCTGATTTTTCTTGAGGTACCCACTTTCACCTTTTGGATTGAGGCCCACAGTTTCCACAAGATGCTTGACACAGTCCAGCCAGCCATAGAATGCACTTACTGACAGAGCACTCTCACCTTCCCCTGCAGTTGGTATTATTGGACAGCATACATAAAATACACTTTCCTACGAGCTTGTGATCAATCTGGAGTCTATAAtactctagatctagtatacgCATAAGCCAAAAAGAATGTTTGTACTGTATTACTATACGAGAATCAAACATAggcaaactttgcgagggttgatcaattcgcaacaaattaaaatcgcaaaacctaaaatAGTACTGATGAAGAAATcgaatacacatgatccttgccagaacgtaGATCGATCACAAAGGGTAATTTTATCCCcaatttggctcattcgcaaaggtttttcatcagcaaaatattctagtaatacggtctACTGGAGCAATCATTTACTGACCTTGCTGAGTGCACACACTCTCTGCCAACTTGTACTCTCCAATGCTCACTAGAGCTTCCGCAATATCCTTCCACTGCATGTCAATATTCTTGATTTTGGCTGCCTGGAGAGTTGCTGCTGTGGGATGTTGGCTCTTCTTTATGGTTTCCAGCTGGTCATTGCCCAATCCCAAGCGAACACCAAATTGAAGCCATTGGTCACATTCCAGCTGACTCAGCTGTTCCAGTGTTGGGTACGAGGACAGAGGgtctacataatagttagaaaAGGAAGTATCAATGAGATTTAGAAGCCAAAGGGACTCATGTAGTATATGAGTGTGCTGAGAAGGCATACAAATAAGTCCCTGAGGCATTGTCATTGTCTAGTCATGATGCATACATCTGTTGTACACACAAGCTGAGATAGTGATGATAGGGCTATGTACAAGTAAACTTCAAATATTGTATGGGCggtgatcagtgccaaaacctccagctctttttatttagtactaaaatcatttgcatagtgaagttctacatacaaatgacgcgctctctcttatttgcatggtgaagttctacatacaaatgatactctcatttacatggtgaagttctacatacaaatgacgcgctctctcttatttgcatggtgaagttctacatacaaatgatactctcatttgcatggtgaagctctacatacaaatgatactctcgcATTTGCTACTCCCCTTTTCACCTAAGAAAAGGCTCAGGGGAGAGAGTAATTTTTTTTAACTCCGTTattggacacgcccacttATGTGACCAAAAAGGATTGCCACATGAGCGGGCGTGTCCAACATGTAGTTGATATGTTAATTAAAATGTCCGTCTATACTATAATGTTAATTGTGTCCTCCTTCAATATGCCACTATAAATTTACAGTTGTCCTATAGGGGCAtgcgtgaagaatgtcacgctCCCACAATGTTAACGTCCTAACAACTTGCGTGCCACCACTCACGCATGtactatttctgttgctatatAGCCTCGAGTATAAAATACATTTCTGACGGTCTGGGATCAAAGCTGaataaacacccacacattatgTACTTATagtggtttgttctaattgtaTTCCAACCTTCCCTTTTTCATCCGAGCCCTTCCTTATAGATgaaaaagggagtggtttcaagTTAATGCAAATATATATGAGAGTGTCATTGTAAAACTAACAAAGCTTATCATTTGCCATGCAGCgttatttgtatgtagaacttctcatttgtatgtagaactttcatcgtatgtagaacttcaccatgcaaataagagtatcatttatatgtagaacttcaccatgcaaacaagagagagcgtgtcatttgtatgtagaacttcaccatgcaaatgagagtatcatttgtatgtagaacttcacatgcaaataagagagagcgtgtcatttgtatgtagaactttaccatgcaaataattttagtactaaataaaaagaactggaggttttggcactgatcaccccGGCCCCATAATATTGCAAAGTTAGACATTGTGACCAATCATACTacactataaaattatttgcaaATACGTTTCAACTGTATGAGATTGAACACATATGGAAGGTGCATGAACGGCATCACACAGAAACCACTTATCTATAGCTGTATTGACCATACAACTCACTAGATACCTACTGACTACTGTGTACAACAGCTGATGGCCAACTCACCTCTAGGTCCAGGCTGGAACCCCTCCACATAGTTAGCCAAGGCATGGTGCCCCTCACTTCTGGCCATATCAGCAGCAGTCGATCCCCACATGGTCTTGATATCTACATGGTTGGTTGAACAGGAGCACATGAACTGACAGTACATGTGGTTTACTGTGTGCTATCACTCCCCAGACATGTACATTGACACAACAtacaaacaataatattaaattGTCAAACCAATGACATAACATTTTGGATGCTTTGTATAGTTAAATGTATACAAGGGATTATAAATTCGCCAAtgtctacaataattatggcttgcaTGTAATAGATAGTAGTACGTACACGTCATCAACAGTATAAGATTGTATCTGCAATAATTCTTCAATTAAGTCGCAAAACTTTAAAAATGTGTCAAATTTTTCCGCTATACTTGTTGGGACAACTTAACCCTGTACCTACCAGACCATGAAACATGCTAATAAGTGTGTGTAAGTACGTTACATAGTGGCCACCATTAATTAGCAATGACTTCTCAAATGTACCTACTGTGAATCTTTGCTAGC encodes the following:
- the LOC135335881 gene encoding uncharacterized protein LOC135335881, producing MSDNLAKQLYSASNGGRDREVLELLQRGAPPNNSNYYTRVCDGDTPLHKACVKNHLRSVELLIKFGAIVTATHFSGWTPLHSACYNNSEAIAKLLLEHHCPTDIKTMWGSTAADMARSEGHHALANYVEGFQPGPRDPLSSYPTLEQLSQLECDQWLQFGVRLGLGNDQLETIKKSQHPTAATLQAAKIKNIDMQWKDIAEALVSIGEYKLAESVCTQQGEGESALSVSAFYGWLDCVKHLVETVGLNPKGTVNKAGDTPLYLACANGHLDTVKYLVNEHRCDPGTVNKAGDTPLSLACANGHLDTVKYLVNEHHCDPRSTVNKAGDTPLSLACANGHLDTVKYLVNEHHCDPRKPVNKAGDTPLSLAYQTRHLETIKYLAQEHQCDPKFAVNEAGDTPLSLECSHGNLDTVKALINKHVDPNKPVNKAGDTPLSLAYQGGHWEVVKYLAISHHCDAKSVLLLAVKQNRNAIVEVLLVESHCDPNVTDKEGKTPLNLSNDPEIIKLLLKHGAKAANVYKEHSKLIGKLSSERPPHLPLSVLIIGDGGVGKSTLLKSILNPKGFWSWFQKATPVDGVDARTVGIIPYEIYTKEFGRIIYFDFAGQKEFYTSHCAILENAVQTSPPIIILCAKLVQSEQAIIDSMYRWLTLVQNQCTNLKGKAHVIVVGSHADQVKEMGEDPQAKESIFAPIIKQFPKFEFTEFIPIDCRFANSDNMNIVRKQIQKSSAILRSPETISLNAHTFYIYLAENFKEELAVSLKVVQQRIHSDLKQTHESEKMTDILSFIPTTLNRLVDICAQLSKVGLLLFLHNDSSYENSFLICDSKTLLSDVTGTVFAPEHFRQHCKLASSTGVVPLSKFEEAFNNYDTEMLIAFMTHLELCFEIRDKQVLEYIQKMEPDLDDTRYLFFPGLIRIETPERVWEEDTSMSYHFGWILETSQNTHFYDPRCLQVLILRIVFTFGLAPALRVQHDVPSLQKFCSVWKSGICWCNDDGITAHLELCNNKSFTIKIRSEVLTPESLAHRSKVVSKVLETVKDVCPNIVVVESLINPQEVVNHPLKPSSELTLFSVRDLATAVISQKEAVKSVHRVLSLKRLLQFEPYAGLDLNTLQCIHSNKNVMKDGRISNIFISHFARQIYDPNSILMYRRILSQSRASIVNIQSVSPRQEVVQTLKTWRRETEGTYSCLRETLNKYSVFTGRNPLDLAGVAHDDIDPSVFSIRGDEQMDHDTLREEHQIPSTSTSGLPAIQVTLQELIKQYSLTDEQLNSKIEYSDTPKLALYFDNVELYSSSMRLPPAEKADVNMLYHREGTQTAMMKCLKIWKQHNPYQTTYRALLDIVLGLGKRDTAHQICQQLTPRGVRGVVTGSDS